The region GGCTCTTCAGTCTTTCATTGCCACTATAGCTTTAGCAAAATTCTTAGAGGGGAAAAGCTTCGATGATTGAAATAATAGGTTATGTGTTTATAGGAATAGGAATATTGTTTGATTTTATCGGCTGCCTGGGGCTGGTGCGACTGCCGGACCTTTATAACAGGCTTCATGCATCAATAAAATGCGTGACGTTCGGCACTTGCGGCATTATGGTTGGTGTTTTTGTAATACACGGATTCAACGATGTAGGAATAAAAGCGTTATTTTGCGCTGTGTTTTTACTTTTAACTGCACCGGTTTCAGCTCATGCAATTTCCCGCGCAGCACATCTTTCCGGGGTAAAACAATGGGAAAAAACTGTTTGCGATAAATACGAAGAAGATAAAACAAAATGAAATACCCAAAATTAAGAGAATTAGGGGAAGCAATTAAGGCGGTTTTTAAGGGTCCCTATACCAATCGGTTTCCTTACGAACCCCATACTCCCGAAAAACGCTTCAGGGGAAAACCTATCCCAAACGAAAAAGGCTGTATCGGTTGCGGCGCCTGCGCGGAAGTGTGCCCGGCAAACGCTATTGAAGTGCTAAATGAAAACAATAAACGCAAAGTTATCTGGCATTATGACCTCTGTATTTTTTGCGCGCAATGCGAAAGGCTTTGCACTACCCAGGAAGGGGTGAAACTTTCAAATACGGAATATGACCTTTCGGTTTTTGACAGGAAAACGCTCTTTTCAGAAGTTGAAAAAGAACTGCTTATATGCCAGAAATGCGGTGAAATAATCGCTCCGGTTGACCAGCTGCTTTGGACTGCCAAAAAACTCGGGCCTATGGCTTATGGCAACTATGTTTTATTAACAAACCTTCAGCAGCAATTAGGCGTCAGCCAAAACAATATCCCAAACCCGGATATTAAGGGCACTTCCCGTGCCGATTTATTCAAGTTATCCTGCCCCAAATGCCGCCGTGCCGTTCATCTTTTCGATGAATACGGCATAAAGTAACCCTTCAGAAAATAACCAGGAATTTGCCCATGGTAACAATTTTGTAATACGTTTCATTGAAAACCCGCTTTATATTTTGTAAAATATTACTCAATTCACCTGTAGCTACGGGATGTTTCGTGCCTCTAGTACTAATTATTTCTTTACGGATGCAGTAAACATGAAAATAAAAACAATCAATAAAAATGGGCAGAAAATGTTTTTTGGGACAGGCACGCACGAAGAAGTTGAATCTTTAAATATAGCGAAAGATTTTGAAACTGCTCTAGTTATATTAGCAAAGATAAGAAAGAGGAGAAAGAATTTTTTTGAATCTAAGGATTCTGAAGAGATAAACAGGTCTTCGTATGGTACAAGAAAAGCAGGTTGAGAACGATTATAGAGAATTTATAGAGCTTCTTAATAAAAACAAGGTTGATTACCTTGTTATCGGTGCCTATTCCACTATATTTCACACAAAAATACCCAGAGAAACCCAGGATATTGATTTTTGGATTAGGAAAACAGAAGCTAACGCTGAAAAATGCGTAAAAGCAATAAAGGAATTCTGCGGGATTGAAATTGGCAGGGAAACATTATTAGGAGATAAAGAGATATTTTTTATCGGTCAGGAGCCGAATAGGATAGATATTTTTAATACTCAAAAAGGGCTGTCTTTTGAAGAGGCCTATTCTCATAAAGAAATCGGAACTTTTAAGGGGACACAGGTATGTTTTGTTTCGAAAAAGGATTTGATCAGATTGAAGGAATATTTTGGACGAAATAAAGATATTAAAGATTTAAAAAGGTTGAAAAAGTCAAAGAAAAAGTAGCCGAGTAAGTCGTCCAAACCATCCTATAGAAAGTCAGAGTAAAAATCCAATGCATGAAACCGGTATAGCAAGAGATCTTTTTGAAAAAATAAAAGCTGAAGCCGCCAGGAACTCGCTTAAAAAAATAACGAAAATTGTTATTAAAAACGGCGAAGCCAGCGGTATCCTGGAAGATTTATTAAGGCACAGCTTTATTGACCATATTTTCCCGGGAACGATAGCCGAAAACGCTGAATTAGAGATTATCGTTGAAAACTTATCCGCAAAATGCAGCCGGTGCGGCGGGGAAATAACAACCCATAACATCGGGTTGCAAGGGTGCCCTCAATGCAAGAGCAAAAATATAGATATTTTATTCGGTAAAGATGTTTACATAGACAGCATTTCAGGTGAAAAATGAGTCAAAAGATAATCGATGAATCGTTGATTAATGGGATATTAAATAAAACCCAAAAACCATCTTCGAGCAAGATACGCAAAATCCTCAAAAAAGCTTCTCAGAAAAACGGATTAACGCTTGATGATGCCGGCTATCTTGTTAATCTTAAAGACCGAAGGCTAATTAAAGAGTTATTCAAAGTTGCTTCCAATATTAAAAATGAAATTTACGGGGAAAGGCTGGTTTTCTTTGCGCCTCTTTATATTTCAGATTATTGCGTTAATGACTGCCAATACTGCAATTTCCATAAAGAAAATAAGGAATTTAAGCGTAAAAGATTATCATTCGATGAAATTGGCGAGCAGGTAAAACACTTAATAAATACCGGGCATAAAAGGGTTCTGCTTGAGCTGGGCGAAGATCCGGATAACAACACGATTGATTACGTAGTTAAAGCCATTGAAAAAATATATTCAGTAAAAACGCCCAAAGGAAATATCCGCCGGATAAATGTGAACATTGCGGCAACAACCGTAGAAAATTACCGCAGATTAAAGGAAGCAAAAATAGGCACCTATCAGCTTTTTCAGGAAACCTACCGCCGCGAAACATTTAATAAGCTTCACCAGGGCCCGAAAGCTGATTATGACAGGCAGGTAACCGCGCATACAAGAGCGTTCAAGGCCGGAATTGACGACGTAGGGCTGGGTGTTCTATTTGGTTTATATGACTGGCGTTTTGAAGTTTTAGGATTAATTTCTCACTCAAAGTACCTTGATAAACAATATGGAGTAGGCCCGCACACAATTTCTGTGCCCAGGTTCAGGCCGGCGCCGGGTGTAACCTATAAGCCGGAATATAAAGTATCTGATAATGATTTCTTGAAACTAATTGCAATCCTAAGATTAGCTGTCCCTTATACAGGAATGATAATCAGCACCCGGGAAAGCGCGCAAATCAGGAAGAAAGCTTTCCAGATAGGCATTTCTCAGGCTTCCGCCGCGTCAGTTACTGTTGTAGGCGGTTATGGGAAAGGAAAACTTAACGGCCAGTTTGAGATTTCTGATGAACGCCCTTTAAAAGAAGTTATAAAAAATATTTTGAAAGATAAATTATTGCCCAGTTTTTGCACGGCCTGTTACCGCCTGGGCAGGACCGGCGAACATTTTATGGAGTTATCCAAACCGGGCGAAATACATAAATTCTGCCGCCCCAACGGTTTGCTTACATTCGCCGAGTATCTTGAAGACTTCGCCAAAACTAACGGGACTTATAAATTAGGCAATAAGGTTATAAAACATTACTTGGAAAAAATAGAAAATAGAGGTATGCGTGATGAAGTAAAAGAGAAGCTGGAAAAAATACTAAAAGGCGAGCGCGACCTTTATTTTTAAACAGGTGTGAAACAATGTGTTATGCAATTCCCGGAAAAGTAGTAGAAATAAACGATAAAACAGTCACTGTGGAATATTTCGGCGAAAAAAGAAAAGCCAGAAATGAGTTCTATGACCTCAAACTGGGCGAATATATCTATGCCCAGGGCGGTTTTGTAATACAGCGCATGTCCGAAAGGGAAGCCCTGCCGGTATTGGAATCCTGGAAGGAACTTTTCTTTGAATTACAGGAAATAGATGCAAAACTGGCAAAAAATACAAAAAGCTTGTTTGATAAAGCCAATGCAGTGCGCCATAAACACCTGGGCAACGCATGCTGTGTTCACGGAATAATAGAATTCTCAAATTACTGCAAAAATAACTGCGCTTACTGCGGGTTGAGAAAAGACAATGCAAAAATTGAACGTTACAGGATGAGCGTTGATGAAATAGTAGAAACTGCTGAAAATGCAATCAATAAACTTGGTTTTAAAGCGCTTGTTTTACAGTCAGGCGAGGATGATTTATATACGGACGAAAAACTTGTTGAAATCGTAAAACGGATAATGTCAAAATCGCCCATTCTTTTAATTTTAAGCCTTGGTGAACGAATCCGGGAAACCTATCAAAAGCTTTACAAAGAAGGCGCCAGGGGAGTTCTTTTAAGGTTTGAAACAAGTAATCCGGAGTTATTCAAAAAACTAAAACCTGAAAGTGATTATGATAAAAGAATTGAGTTGATAAAGAACTTGAGGGATATGGGATACCTGATTTTTACGGGTTTTCTTGTCGGCCTTCCGGGACAGGAAGAAGCAGATTTGATAAATGATATAGAACTTACTAACTCTCCTGGTACTGATATGTTTTCGTTCGGACCATTTATACCGCATCCCCAGACGCCGCTTGCAGATGCTAAATTGCCTACAATGGATATTGTCTTAACAGCAATTGCCCGCGCAAGAATACTGAATCCTGAAGCAAAAATACTGGTTACCACGGCAATGGAAACGCTGGATAAAGAAAATGGAGCAAAATTGGGATTGATGTCCGGCGGAAATTCATTGATGATAAACCTGACTCCGCAAAAATACAGAAAATATTATGAAATTTACCCGGATCGTGCCGGCACAAACAAGGAGGCAGCAAAACAGGTTGAAGAAACTCTTGAATTGCTGCGCTTGATCGGAAGGGCGCCGACCGATTTGGGAATATGAGGGGAGTATGGTTATAATACTGACTTTTATTGGTTTGCTTTTGCTGATTACCGCTGCAGCAGCGCTTTTAAGCTATGGCGCCGAGATGTTTGCTGAGAAATTCGGTGTAAATTTCACCGGAAGCATAGTTCTCGCTCTGATTACTACTTTGCCGGAATACCTCTTTGTTATTTGGGCTTCGTTAAAAGGCCAATATGCAATGGCTATTGGCTCAGCTGTCGGAGCCTGCTCTCTGCTTGTTACATTGGGTTATGGCATGGTAATTCTCCTTGCTACATCAAAGCTTAGCAAAAAGCCGGTCAAAATAATTCATCTTTCCGAAAATACCAAAGTTGACGCTCTATACCTTTTAATTACAGCCGTTATTGCTTTTGCTCTTGCGATTGAAGGGGGCAATAGCTATGATTTAAAAGACAGTATCATACTCGTAGGTTTATTTTTTATCTATATGTATCACATTGCCACTATCGCCATAAAATTTTATAAAGAAGCACAGAAAAAAGCCGAAGGCGAGTATGAAAATGTTAATCTTTTGAAGAGTATTATATTCTTGCTTGTCGGGGGTATAATTATTTTCCTTTGTTCCGAGCCATTTGTAGATTCCATGATTGAGTTTGCGCATGTTGTGGGGATAAGCCCGGTTATTATCGCAATTTTGCTCGGGCCAATTGCCTCTGAAATGCCGGAAAAAATAACGGCATACATAACGGTGCTTAGAAACGGAGAGCTCGCTGAAATATCAATAAGCAATTTTATTGGTTCTAAGGTTAATCATAACAGCTTGCTTTTGGGGACAATAGGATTGGTGGCATTATATAAAGGTTCAGGAATTGTTCATGGGATAATTACTCCTTCATTTATTTATATGACTATCTTGACAGTTTTTGCTACTATCAGCCTCGCAAGAGGGAAACTTGCCAGGTGGCAGGGTTGGGTTTTTGTAGGGTTTTATTTTGGCACAGTAATACTGGCATTTCTGAATCATTAAAAAATAGACGGCCCCCGAGGTTCAATGTCTCACGCGGAATTTGTACATCTTCACAATCATACTGAATATTCGCTTCTCGACGGCGCCTGCCGCATAGTTGATGACAAGGGCGGCCCTTCCGAAATGATAAAGTTTATTGCCAATTATAAAATGCCTGCATTGGCTATCACTGACCATGGCACCATGTCCGGAGCTATCGAATTCTATTCTACTTGTATAAATGCAGGAATTAAGCCTATAATCGGGTGTGAAGTTTACGTAACTGACAAATCAAGGTTTATTAAGCAGGTTGATAAACCAAACCAGGCAGGCAGCGGGAGAACTTATCATCTTGTATTGCTGGCTAAAGACCTGAAAGGTTATGAAAACCTTATGCATATAGTAACCCTGGGTTATCTGGAAGGTTTTTATTACAAACCCCGGGTTGACAGGGAAGTTCTAACTAAATACAGCCAGGGGCTTATTGCGTTGTCTGCCTGCATGCAGGGAGAATTGGGGCAAGCTCTGCAAATAAATAAAAATGAACAGGCGCTAAAAGTGGTTGGCGATTATCAAAATATTTTTGGTGCAGATAATTTTTACATAGAGCTTATGGATAATGGAATGCCTGAGCAGCAGGCGCTTATTCCAAAATTGCTTGAAATAGCAAAGAGAACAAATACACCGGTCGTTGCCACTAACGACTGCCATTACCTGCGCAAGGAAGACGCTTTCGCTCACGAAGTCCTTTTATGCATAGATACAGGCAAGAAAATTGACGACCCCAACCGCCTGCGTTTTTCTACCGACCAATTTTATTATAAAACACCGGAAGAAATGATAAAGTTGTTCAGCCATATTCCCGACGCAACTAAAAATACGCTCAGAGTTGCCGAAAAATGCAGCCTTACGTTAAATTTTAACCAGACCTATCTTCCTCATTTTGAGGTTCCGGGAGGGGAAACTCCTGAATCTTATTTAAAAAAACTTTGTGAAGCAGGCCTGAAGAAACGTTATGAAAAAATCACTCCGGAGATACAGGGCCGCCTGGATTTTGAACTTTCCGTAATAAATAAAATGGGTTTTGCCCAATACTTTCTGATTGTAAATGATTTCGTTCAATACGCCAAAGATTGCAAAATACCCGTTGGCCCGGGAAGAGGTTCCGGCGCCGGTTCAATTGTATCTTATTCACTTGAAATTACCGATATCTGCCCGCTTAAATACGGCCTGCTTTTTGAGAGATTTCTTAACCCGGACAGAAAAACCATGCCGGATCTGGATATCGATTTTGCAGACCAGGGCCGGGACAGGGTCATCGAATATGTAAGAAATAAGTACGGCGAAAGAAACGTTGCGCAGATTATTACTTTCGGTACCATGCAGGCGCGGCTTGTTGTGCGCGATGTTGCCCGAGTTATGGGTTTTGCGCCCACTGACGGCGACAGAATTGCAAAACTTATCCCGCCGGGCACCACTCTTTATCAGGCAATAAACAATGTAAAAGAAATAAAAGATATTTATAAAACTGACGAAAGAATAAAGCGCGTTATAGATATCTCTATGAAACTTGAAGGCGTTAAACGCCATAAGGGCGTGCACGCCGCAGGTATAGTGATAGCCAAAGATGAAATAACAAAATTTGCCCCGCTCACCAAAGCAACGCGTAAATTAATTGGCGAGCAGGAAGTAATAACCACCCAATATAACGATGATGCCTTAATAAAACTAGGCCTGCTGAAAATGGACTTTTTGGGCCTGCGCACCCTGACTGTGCTGGATGAAGCGGAAAAACTGATTCATGAATATAAAAACAAGAACTTTGACAGAAAAACTATTAAGCTTGACGACGAAAAAACTTTTAAACTACTTCAGGCCGCCGATACTTCCGGCGTATTTCAGCTGGAATCTCCCGGCATGAAAGACCTTTTAAGAAAACTCAAACCTACTACTTTTGAAGATATTATTGCGCTTGTTGCCTTATACCGCCCGGGCCCCATGGGTTCCGGAATGATAGATGATTTTGTTTCCAGAAAACATCAAAAAACAAAAATTAAGTATGACCATCCCATTCTGGAATCCATATTAAAAGACACTTATGGTGTTATTGTTTACCAGGAACAGGTTATGCAAATTGCCCAGAAACTTGCGGGTTTCAGCGCAGGCCAGGCGGATGTGTTGCGCAAAGCCATGGGTAAGAAAATCCAGGATGAGATGGACAAACAGGAACATGAATTTTTAGAAGGAGCAAAGAAGAACAATGTAGATAAAAAAATAGCAAAAAAGATTTTTGATTTGATAGTCCACTTCGGGGGTTATGGGTTCAATAAATCTCACGCGGCTGCTTACGGTATGCTTGCCTATAGGACCGCTTATTTAAAAGCAAATTATACTATCGAATATACCTGCGCACTGCTTACAAGCGAAATCGGCAGGGGATCTCTTGCAAAAGAGGAAGGAACCCGCCTGGTGATGTACGTGCAGGAAGCGAAGGCGTCAGGTATCGAGGTTCTTACACCGGACGTGCAGAAATCCGGCACTATATTTGGAATTGAGGGCAATAAAATCCGTTTTGGACTGCTGGCAATAAAAAATGTCGGAGAAGCGGCGGCAAAAGAAATTATTGAAGATAGGCGCAAGAACGGGCCCTTCAAGTCGTTGCAGGATTTTTGTTTGAGAATGGGCACGCGCCAGGTGAGCAAAAAGGTTATTGAATCTCTCATAAAAGCGGGCGCTTTTGATTTTACAGGCTTAAAAGAAAAGGTTTCTCTGCCTTCTTATGTGCGTTCAAAAGCAATGGACCAGCTGGAGCTTTTAACAAATGAAAAAAACAAATTAGCTCAAGGCCAGGAAGTGCTTTTTGAGATTAAACAAGACAGCAATAAGGAGCTTTCTCCCTGGGCAGACCATGTAGTCTTGGGTTTTGAAAGGGAAGTTCTTGGTTTCTATTTCTCCGGGCACCCGCTCGGGCAGTATAAACATCTCATTGAGACAGCATCAACACATAAAATTAACGCCCTGCCCCAGGATAATAATGTGCCTATTAGGCTTGCAGGGATGATAACGAGCATTAAGCGCCTAGCTGTCAAGAAGACAGGCGAACAGATGGCGCGTTTCAGCCTGGAAAATTTCGATGGAGAAGTGGAAGTGCTGGTATTCCCAAAAAGTCATGTTTCGCTAAACAAATATATTTTAAATCAAGCGCTGGTGGTAGTTAAAGGAAAAATAAGCACCCGCGATGAAAAGCCTACCCTGCTTGCTGATGATATAGTTTCATTGGAAAAATACGAAGTAAAAGTGACTGAAGAGATAAAGGAAATTTACCTTAAATTTACCGCCGCCGGAGTAGATGATGCATTTGTCGGCCAGCTAAAATCATTCCTGGAAAAATCCAAAGGCCACACTAAGGTATTTTTTAAAATAATTTCACACGCTCACAAAGAAGTAATAATAGAAACCCCTCTTTGTGTAAATCTTACCGATAAACTATTTGCCGAACTTAAATCTGTGCTTGGTGAAAATTCCTGGGAAACCCGCTAAAAGATAATGCATAAAATTGGCAGAAGATTTTATAATGAAGGATTTATATGGCTTGTGCTGGCCTATATAGTTGCCCTTATTGTGCTTGACCAGCGCGGGTATTTTTTAAGCAAGGTTAATAGCATTTCGCAGCGCATTAACCAGGAAGCTGAACTCGTTGTTAAAGTGGAAGCCCCTCTGGAAGTAAAAACAAACAGAATCGAATTTCCTGTCAGTACTCTGATTTCAGGCCGAAAGACAATTTTACTCGCCAGGTGTTACAATACAAAAAATAGTGTTTCACAGTTTGATGTTTTAAAAATTACAGGCAAAATACTGCC is a window of Elusimicrobiota bacterium DNA encoding:
- the hydG gene encoding [FeFe] hydrogenase H-cluster radical SAM maturase HydG, whose protein sequence is MSQKIIDESLINGILNKTQKPSSSKIRKILKKASQKNGLTLDDAGYLVNLKDRRLIKELFKVASNIKNEIYGERLVFFAPLYISDYCVNDCQYCNFHKENKEFKRKRLSFDEIGEQVKHLINTGHKRVLLELGEDPDNNTIDYVVKAIEKIYSVKTPKGNIRRINVNIAATTVENYRRLKEAKIGTYQLFQETYRRETFNKLHQGPKADYDRQVTAHTRAFKAGIDDVGLGVLFGLYDWRFEVLGLISHSKYLDKQYGVGPHTISVPRFRPAPGVTYKPEYKVSDNDFLKLIAILRLAVPYTGMIISTRESAQIRKKAFQIGISQASAASVTVVGGYGKGKLNGQFEISDERPLKEVIKNILKDKLLPSFCTACYRLGRTGEHFMELSKPGEIHKFCRPNGLLTFAEYLEDFAKTNGTYKLGNKVIKHYLEKIENRGMRDEVKEKLEKILKGERDLYF
- the hydE gene encoding [FeFe] hydrogenase H-cluster radical SAM maturase HydE — its product is MCYAIPGKVVEINDKTVTVEYFGEKRKARNEFYDLKLGEYIYAQGGFVIQRMSEREALPVLESWKELFFELQEIDAKLAKNTKSLFDKANAVRHKHLGNACCVHGIIEFSNYCKNNCAYCGLRKDNAKIERYRMSVDEIVETAENAINKLGFKALVLQSGEDDLYTDEKLVEIVKRIMSKSPILLILSLGERIRETYQKLYKEGARGVLLRFETSNPELFKKLKPESDYDKRIELIKNLRDMGYLIFTGFLVGLPGQEEADLINDIELTNSPGTDMFSFGPFIPHPQTPLADAKLPTMDIVLTAIARARILNPEAKILVTTAMETLDKENGAKLGLMSGGNSLMINLTPQKYRKYYEIYPDRAGTNKEAAKQVEETLELLRLIGRAPTDLGI
- a CDS encoding hydrogenase maturation nickel metallochaperone HypA; the encoded protein is MHETGIARDLFEKIKAEAARNSLKKITKIVIKNGEASGILEDLLRHSFIDHIFPGTIAENAELEIIVENLSAKCSRCGGEITTHNIGLQGCPQCKSKNIDILFGKDVYIDSISGEK
- the mnhG gene encoding monovalent cation/H(+) antiporter subunit G yields the protein MIEIIGYVFIGIGILFDFIGCLGLVRLPDLYNRLHASIKCVTFGTCGIMVGVFVIHGFNDVGIKALFCAVFLLLTAPVSAHAISRAAHLSGVKQWEKTVCDKYEEDKTK
- a CDS encoding nucleotidyltransferase is translated as MVQEKQVENDYREFIELLNKNKVDYLVIGAYSTIFHTKIPRETQDIDFWIRKTEANAEKCVKAIKEFCGIEIGRETLLGDKEIFFIGQEPNRIDIFNTQKGLSFEEAYSHKEIGTFKGTQVCFVSKKDLIRLKEYFGRNKDIKDLKRLKKSKKK
- a CDS encoding DNA polymerase III subunit alpha, with amino-acid sequence MSHAEFVHLHNHTEYSLLDGACRIVDDKGGPSEMIKFIANYKMPALAITDHGTMSGAIEFYSTCINAGIKPIIGCEVYVTDKSRFIKQVDKPNQAGSGRTYHLVLLAKDLKGYENLMHIVTLGYLEGFYYKPRVDREVLTKYSQGLIALSACMQGELGQALQINKNEQALKVVGDYQNIFGADNFYIELMDNGMPEQQALIPKLLEIAKRTNTPVVATNDCHYLRKEDAFAHEVLLCIDTGKKIDDPNRLRFSTDQFYYKTPEEMIKLFSHIPDATKNTLRVAEKCSLTLNFNQTYLPHFEVPGGETPESYLKKLCEAGLKKRYEKITPEIQGRLDFELSVINKMGFAQYFLIVNDFVQYAKDCKIPVGPGRGSGAGSIVSYSLEITDICPLKYGLLFERFLNPDRKTMPDLDIDFADQGRDRVIEYVRNKYGERNVAQIITFGTMQARLVVRDVARVMGFAPTDGDRIAKLIPPGTTLYQAINNVKEIKDIYKTDERIKRVIDISMKLEGVKRHKGVHAAGIVIAKDEITKFAPLTKATRKLIGEQEVITTQYNDDALIKLGLLKMDFLGLRTLTVLDEAEKLIHEYKNKNFDRKTIKLDDEKTFKLLQAADTSGVFQLESPGMKDLLRKLKPTTFEDIIALVALYRPGPMGSGMIDDFVSRKHQKTKIKYDHPILESILKDTYGVIVYQEQVMQIAQKLAGFSAGQADVLRKAMGKKIQDEMDKQEHEFLEGAKKNNVDKKIAKKIFDLIVHFGGYGFNKSHAAAYGMLAYRTAYLKANYTIEYTCALLTSEIGRGSLAKEEGTRLVMYVQEAKASGIEVLTPDVQKSGTIFGIEGNKIRFGLLAIKNVGEAAAKEIIEDRRKNGPFKSLQDFCLRMGTRQVSKKVIESLIKAGAFDFTGLKEKVSLPSYVRSKAMDQLELLTNEKNKLAQGQEVLFEIKQDSNKELSPWADHVVLGFEREVLGFYFSGHPLGQYKHLIETASTHKINALPQDNNVPIRLAGMITSIKRLAVKKTGEQMARFSLENFDGEVEVLVFPKSHVSLNKYILNQALVVVKGKISTRDEKPTLLADDIVSLEKYEVKVTEEIKEIYLKFTAAGVDDAFVGQLKSFLEKSKGHTKVFFKIISHAHKEVIIETPLCVNLTDKLFAELKSVLGENSWETR
- a CDS encoding 4Fe-4S dicluster domain-containing protein translates to MKYPKLRELGEAIKAVFKGPYTNRFPYEPHTPEKRFRGKPIPNEKGCIGCGACAEVCPANAIEVLNENNKRKVIWHYDLCIFCAQCERLCTTQEGVKLSNTEYDLSVFDRKTLFSEVEKELLICQKCGEIIAPVDQLLWTAKKLGPMAYGNYVLLTNLQQQLGVSQNNIPNPDIKGTSRADLFKLSCPKCRRAVHLFDEYGIK